Proteins co-encoded in one Xiphophorus couchianus chromosome 3, X_couchianus-1.0, whole genome shotgun sequence genomic window:
- the fpr1 gene encoding chemokine-like receptor 1 isoform X2 encodes MDTNESIFQINNTEESMSSSGDDAKLRNFLHILSLCVFAVASVLGVFGNGLVIWVAGFSMKKTVNTVWFLNLAVADFLFTAFLPLSITYQALNFHWPFGRLMCKLNSTVNFLNLYASVYTLVAISVDRLVSVVWPVWAQSHRNVRKASYLSLCVWAFALSLSLPSFVFRDTESYGSITICYNNYAFSNNYSNPAVIQLQHFRHRSMTITRVLLGFIIPFSVMLSCYSIIIHRLRNSPTLAKRSGRPFRVISAIIITFFLCWAPFHIMTIVELKRFDPNSQSETLAHVIMVGLPLATCLAYVNSCLNPVLYIFIGQDFRDKICKSILKVLETVFQEDETNTYTKSTTTSENKRLDYNAEL; translated from the coding sequence ATGGATACAAATGAGTCCATCTTTCAAATCAACAACACGGAGGAGTCCATGTCCTCCTCAGGCGACGAtgcaaaactcagaaattttctacacATCttgtctctctgtgttttcGCCGTGGCCTCTGTGCTTGGAGTGTTTGGAAACGGACTGGTTATCTGGGTGGCCGGCTTCAGcatgaaaaaaactgttaacaCAGTTTGGTTTCTCAACCTGGCTGTGGCTGACTTCCTCTTTACGGCCTTCCTACCCCTGAGCATCACATACCAGGCTTTGAATTTCCATTGGCCGTTTGGGAGGTTAATGTGCAAGTTGAACAGCACAGTAAACTTTCTAAATTTGTACGCCAGCGTCTACACCCTGGTGGCGATCAGTGTGGACAGGTTGGTGTCTGTAGTGTGGCCGGTCTGGGCTCAGAGTCATAGGAACGTGAGGAAGGCTTCCTATCTGAGTCTGTGTGTTTGGGCATTCGCTTTATCTCTCAGCCTTCCATCCTTTGTCTTTAGAGATACTGAAAGCTACGGTAGCATTACCATCTGCTACAATAATTATGCTTTCTCCAATAATTATAGCAATCCAGCTGTGATTCAATTGCAACATTTTCGCCATCGATCTATGACCATTACTCGTGTTCTCCTGGGCTTCATCATCCCCTTCAGTGTTATGCTTTCCTGTTATTCCATCATAATCCACCGCCTCAGGAATAGCCCCACATTGGCCAAACGATCAGGCCGTCCTTTTAGGGTCATTTCTGCCATCATCATCACGTTTTTCCTATGCTGGGCTCCCTTTCACATCATGACGATAGTTGAGTTGAAAAGATTTGATCCAAACAGCCAAAGCGAAACACTGGCCCATGTCATCATGGTCGGGTTACCACTTGCCACGTGTCTGGCTTATGTTAACAGCTGCCTGAACCCGGTGCTATACATATTCATTGGCCAGGATTTCAGGGATAAAATCTGCAAATCCATCCTGAAGGTGTTGGAGACTGTATTTCAGGAAGATGAGACCAACACTTACACAAAATCTACCACCACCAGTGAAAACAAGAGACTTGACTACAATGCTGAATTGTAG
- the LOC114142236 gene encoding zinc finger protein 2, producing MPSVHGQNSFIMEKQSPVASAQLGGEASAFICTECGDGFSQYASILAHMSNHGPLESFSFDGSSNGFDIPQEYVLQENGTLIVVNGLPQLNSVSSSNSSSAPIPPERLSSPLPSPVKPTTTTQNSQPFSNKDSLRPKPPGLSSDVFQQNRCRCEICNRSFSTTQSLHRHQQYGNSERGFRCTLCCKIFQDKSNLKKHLQDHFNEKTRCCGHCGKRFLKIDALNAHQKESHSMPKALGKPESKEDKKSEKAYPCNKCKLIFFWMSDLQIHSLYHCKGQELDVELDSDFETEENSKHSDDGELVNCHANGPSNDTRNGGRKISRDGSLEKNKQPTFTPYRCGLCGDRFERLATLKEHHVTHQTQEEIDEMNKEYQKPIKRVMPPNTSRRGSNPNGKLHPCKHCHRVFNHSSSLSRHMRYHKGTMHTCVFCGRHFPQRCDLRRHVIMYHKTEGLKLLHSNSQSGPLSNSADDEKQANNPEDNIKGSSDNEQTSTEQTGKAGRVNYKCQECGKKFGLLCVYQRHLRYHKKEPTKSLKSLADIKKNSSPEVHLQDHLDPEEPDDGQKSPGRGNTVHEELKKDNLEDIEEDAMDQKQNEKGSSSEALYECTECTQTFSCLDTFLEHQASHDSEVKAIV from the coding sequence ATGCCATCAGTACACGGACAGAATAGTTTTATCATGGAAAAACAGTCACCTGTTGCTTCAGCGCAGTTGGGAGGAGAAGCCAGTGCTTTCATCTGCACGGAATGTGGTGATGGGTTTAGTCAGTACGCCAGTATATTGGCCCACATGTCTAATCATGGACCTTTGGAGTCTTTTTCCTTTGATGGCTCATCTAATGGATTTGATATTCCTCAGGAATATGTGCTTCAAGAAAATGGTACACTGATTGTTGTAAATGGCTTGCCTCAGTTGAATTCTGTAAGCTCTTCAAATTCTTCTTCCGCACCTATTCCTCCCGAAAGACTCTCATCACCTTTGCCGTCACCTGTTAAGCCAACTACTACAACTCAGAACTCGCAGCCCTTCTCAAACAAAGACTCATTAAGACCCAAGCCACCAGGCTTGAGCTCGGACGTGTTTCAGCAGAACCGTTGTCGTTGTGAAATATGTAATCGTTCTTTTAGTACGACACAGTCTCTGCACCGTCACCAGCAATATGGGAATTCCGAAAGGGGCTTTCGGTGTACTCTGTGCTGCAAGATCTTTCAAGATAAAAGCAACCTCAAGAAACACCTTCAGGACCATTTCAATGAAAAAACCAGATGTTGTGGTCACTGCGGTAAACgattccttaaaattgatgcGCTCAATGCTCATCAAAAAGAGAGTCACTCCATGCCCAAGGCTTTGGGTAAACCAGAAAGTAAGGAAgacaaaaagtcagaaaagGCATATCCCTGCAACAAGTGCAAGCTGATTTTCTTTTGGATGTCAGACCTCCAAATACATTCGTTGTATCATTGCAAGGGACAGGAGCTTGATGTGGAGTTGGACTCTGATTTTGAAACTGAAGAGAATTCAAAGCATTCTGATGATGGGGAGCTTGTAAACTGCCACGCCAATGGTCCATCCAATGATACGAGGAACGGAGGACGAAAAATCTCAAGAGATGGCAGTCTTGAAAAGAATAAGCAGCCCACATTCACGCCGTATAGATGTGGTCTATGCGGGGATCGTTTTGAGAGGTTAGCAACTCTAAAGGAGCATCATGTCACACATCAAACTCAGGAGGAAATAGATGAGATGAATAAGGAATATCAAAAGCCCATAAAACGAGTTATGCCACCAAATACCAGCCGGAGAGGATCTAATCCAAATGGAAAACTTCATCCTTGCAAGCATTGCCACCGAGTTTTCAATCACTCTAGTAGTTTGTCTCGACACATGAGATATCATAAAGGCACAATGCACACTTGTGTATTTTGTGGCAGACATTTTCCACAGCGCTGTGATTTAAGAAGACATGTGATCATGTACCACAAAACTGAAGGTTTAAAATTGTTGCACTCAAATTCACAAAGTGGGCCTTTATCTAATTCTGCTGATGATGAGAAACAGGCCAACAATCCCGAGGACAACATCAAAGGATCTTCTGACAATGAACAGACTTCCACAGAGCAAACTGGAAAAGCTGGCAGAGTTAACTACAAATGTCAGGAGTGTGGAAAGAAATTTGGACTTTTGTGTGTGTACCAACGACATTTGCGCTATCACAAGAAAGAGCCCACTAAGTCTCTCAAGAGTCTAGCTGATATTAAGAAGAATTCATCCCCTGAGGTTCATCTTCAAGATCACCTGGACCCTGAAGAACCAGATGATGGCCAGAAATCTCCTGGCAGAGGAAACACTGTACACGAGGAGCTAAAAAAAGATAATCTAGAAGACATAGAGGAGGATGCTAtggaccaaaaacaaaatgagaaaggCAGTTCTTCTGAGGCCCTTTATGAATGCACTGAGTGCACTCAGACATTCTCATGTTTGGACACATTTCTTGAGCACCAGGCTTCTCATGACTCGGAAGTGAAAGCTATTGTATAA